Sequence from the Magnetococcales bacterium genome:
GGTGCAAAAAGAGGCCGATTGGGCGGCCAAGGCGGTCTGCGCCGAATTGGGAATCAGGTTGCACGAAATGCCCGGTGCCACCTGCTGTGGGGCTGTCAGCCTGCGAGAGACCAAGCCTGCCTTTTCGCTGGCCGTGGCCGCCAGAATCCTGTCGGAGGCCGAGGCCATGGGTCATGACCTGGCCACCATCTGCAACACCTGCCTGCAAACCCTCTCCCATGCCCATTACCGGTTCCGGACTGAACCGGAAATTCTGGAAAAGATCAATGGGGTGAACAGCCAGGCCGGTATCCGTCCCTACGGCGGAACCAACAAAGTGCGGCACCTGCTGTGGGTCATCACCGACATGGTGGACCAGGGGATGCTGAAATCCAAAATCAAAAAACCCCTCAACGGTCTGCGTGTGGCCCCGTTCTACGGTTGCCATACCCTGCGCCCCGTGGAAATCTTCGCCGACAAGGCCGGGGAGAAAGCCGATCATCTGGATCGCCTGATCACCCTGCTCGGCGGCAAACCCGTCACCTTCGAAGGCTACAACCGTTGCTGCGGTTTCCACGTCATGCTGTCGGATCCCACGGAAATGCGCCAGATGGTGGCCAAAAACTGCCTGAGTGCCAAAAACAACGGGGCCGATCTGATGATCACCCCCTGCACCCTCTGCGACATGTCCATGGGAGCCTACCAGGGCATCGCCGAAAAGACCGTGGGGCAGTCCATCAACCTGCCGGAGATGAATTTCGCCCAACTCCTGGGCGCTGCCATGGGCATTCATGAGAGCAAGCTCGGCATTGACCGACTCCACGT
This genomic interval carries:
- a CDS encoding CoB--CoM heterodisulfide reductase iron-sulfur subunit B family protein is translated as MSLEFAFYPGCAAKQVQKEADWAAKAVCAELGIRLHEMPGATCCGAVSLRETKPAFSLAVAARILSEAEAMGHDLATICNTCLQTLSHAHYRFRTEPEILEKINGVNSQAGIRPYGGTNKVRHLLWVITDMVDQGMLKSKIKKPLNGLRVAPFYGCHTLRPVEIFADKAGEKADHLDRLITLLGGKPVTFEGYNRCCGFHVMLSDPTEMRQMVAKNCLSAKNNGADLMITPCTLCDMSMGAYQGIAEKTVGQSINLPEMNFAQLLGAAMGIHESKLGIDRLHVDPKPALAARGVL